One region of Aminobacterium colombiense DSM 12261 genomic DNA includes:
- a CDS encoding ComEC/Rec2 family competence protein produces the protein MTAPGRMPALFSLAGICLALLVLQQGIPLFIFPLVAMSGTLALVLLFTTQEKPGYWKGVTLVVLVAGVGSAYISSRLSTDFLHPGETFQGQGYILLERPWGRRRALLIRTKKGTFLAKIPSQHGFIAGDTVEVAGTMLSLPSSKKSRSFHEDRYWKARGAMAEIVIGKVEKIESCRQFSLSGWRNMLVKRILLTQPPRTRGYLAAAWTGMKSPLLSSQHERWGTSHLLAVSGFHVSLFVSGLLFLLRSCLGRGFIISWAMWGYVLIAGAAPSALRAALMMQIALIGRCRGRPSQAVNTVSLAGMALLFWRPWWFWDLGWQLSMVAALIIAAALERGLSPVWWLSVGPAIWVTTLPLAAPIFGDVPLAGIVTNLSAGPVFGVLYPLASFLALPSLLALPWGNWASQGAEGLFILWETWADSISRLIPVYVPWTPFWTAFAAGLLPLLIARSLRLSWRHSLAASLLLQCVMLWIVM, from the coding sequence ATGACGGCTCCCGGCAGGATGCCGGCCCTATTCTCTCTTGCCGGCATTTGTCTGGCTCTCTTGGTACTGCAACAGGGAATACCCCTTTTTATCTTTCCCCTTGTAGCCATGTCTGGTACTTTGGCACTCGTTCTCCTTTTTACCACTCAGGAAAAACCAGGCTATTGGAAAGGAGTTACGTTAGTTGTTCTTGTCGCAGGGGTTGGGAGCGCCTACATCTCTTCAAGGCTTTCTACAGATTTTCTTCACCCCGGGGAAACATTTCAAGGGCAAGGGTACATTTTACTCGAGCGCCCCTGGGGGAGAAGACGTGCCCTCCTAATACGAACTAAAAAAGGAACGTTCCTGGCGAAGATACCATCACAACATGGATTTATTGCCGGAGACACTGTAGAGGTAGCTGGAACGATGCTCTCTCTTCCCTCTTCGAAAAAAAGCCGTTCTTTTCATGAAGATAGATACTGGAAGGCGAGAGGGGCGATGGCCGAGATCGTTATAGGCAAGGTAGAGAAAATAGAATCCTGCCGTCAGTTTTCTCTGTCAGGCTGGCGGAATATGCTAGTAAAAAGAATACTCCTGACTCAGCCCCCCCGCACTCGGGGATATCTTGCAGCTGCCTGGACAGGAATGAAATCGCCCTTGCTGAGCAGCCAGCATGAGAGGTGGGGGACAAGCCATCTTCTTGCTGTTTCCGGTTTTCATGTTTCCCTCTTTGTTTCCGGCCTGCTCTTTCTTTTGCGTTCATGCTTAGGAAGAGGATTTATTATTTCTTGGGCAATGTGGGGCTATGTATTGATAGCCGGAGCAGCGCCGAGCGCTCTGAGAGCTGCTTTAATGATGCAAATCGCCCTTATTGGGCGATGTCGCGGCAGGCCGTCGCAAGCTGTCAATACTGTTTCTTTGGCAGGAATGGCCCTCCTTTTTTGGCGCCCATGGTGGTTTTGGGACCTGGGGTGGCAGCTTTCCATGGTGGCTGCTCTTATTATAGCTGCCGCCCTCGAACGGGGCCTTTCCCCTGTGTGGTGGCTGAGTGTGGGGCCAGCTATCTGGGTAACTACCCTTCCATTGGCAGCGCCAATCTTCGGAGATGTGCCTCTGGCCGGCATTGTTACCAATCTTTCTGCCGGACCGGTGTTCGGGGTCCTTTATCCTCTGGCTTCCTTTTTGGCATTGCCTTCCCTTTTGGCTTTGCCATGGGGAAATTGGGCGTCACAAGGGGCGGAAGGACTTTTTATTCTTTGGGAAACCTGGGCAGATTCCATTAGTCGGCTTATTCCGGTCTATGTTCCATGGACTCCCTTCTGGACTGCCTTTGCGGCAGGGCTTCTGCCTCTTTTGATAGCTCGTTCCCTGAGGCTTTCATGGAGGCATTCTCTGGCGGCATCATTGCTGTTACAATGTGTTATGTTATGGATAGTGATGTAA
- a CDS encoding type III pantothenate kinase, with amino-acid sequence MLLVLDVGNTTTVVGVYSQKTLIVHWRLVSERHTSDELGIYLRNLMQFASIPHGDIHGAISSSVVPSLDCVIQEGVSQYFNGIECLRVSSTLDLGMEVRYAAPHEVGADRLVNAVAGRDRYGAPLIVIDFGTAITLDIISPDGAYLGGTISPGLVSGMEALFGRTAKLPQVSLEAPLNVIGKNTMESIQAGLMYGNAGLVDFLVRKTWESLGTRCKVVATGGHAEAIAKISETIETVDQWLTLEGLRIIYERNIS; translated from the coding sequence ATGCTGCTTGTTTTAGACGTAGGCAATACAACCACTGTTGTTGGTGTTTATAGTCAAAAAACCCTAATAGTCCATTGGCGCCTTGTTTCTGAAAGGCACACTTCTGATGAATTGGGAATATATTTGCGGAACTTGATGCAATTCGCGTCTATCCCTCATGGAGATATCCATGGGGCGATCTCATCGAGTGTCGTTCCCTCCCTTGACTGTGTCATTCAAGAGGGAGTTTCGCAATATTTCAATGGCATTGAATGTTTGCGAGTTTCCTCCACCCTCGACCTGGGCATGGAAGTGCGCTACGCAGCCCCTCATGAAGTTGGGGCAGACCGTCTGGTCAACGCAGTGGCAGGCCGAGACCGTTACGGAGCACCACTTATCGTTATTGATTTTGGAACGGCCATAACTCTCGACATCATTTCACCAGATGGAGCTTATCTTGGAGGAACTATTTCCCCGGGACTGGTTTCTGGAATGGAAGCTCTTTTCGGTCGTACTGCTAAATTGCCTCAGGTTTCTCTGGAGGCTCCGTTAAATGTTATAGGCAAAAACACCATGGAGTCCATACAGGCTGGACTTATGTACGGAAATGCCGGCCTCGTGGATTTTCTTGTACGTAAAACCTGGGAAAGCCTGGGTACCCGTTGTAAAGTAGTAGCTACCGGCGGTCATGCGGAAGCTATTGCTAAAATATCAGAAACCATTGAAACGGTAGATCAGTGGCTAACGTTGGAAGGATTGCGAATCATATATGAAAGAAACATTTCCTAA
- the rd gene encoding rubredoxin, with protein MQRYVCTVCGYIYDPAEGDPDNGIAPGTSFEDLPDDWVCPVCAVEKDMFEPEE; from the coding sequence ATGCAAAGGTACGTCTGTACTGTTTGTGGTTATATCTATGATCCTGCAGAAGGAGATCCCGATAACGGAATAGCCCCAGGAACTTCTTTTGAAGACCTTCCGGATGATTGGGTCTGCCCCGTTTGTGCTGTGGAAAAGGATATGTTCGAGCCCGAAGAATAA
- the lysS gene encoding lysine--tRNA ligase, producing MSANLEIKTEEIALPEEEIFRQRKEKLARLREEEGYDPFLIERWERSDLLNDVRQRFDHLEIDEADEDAILSVAGRVMTLRKHGKAMFANLQDETDTMQLYFQLNAMGEEAYDFAKKWVDNGDFVGVVGIPFRTRRGELTILVKESTLLSKVLRPLPEKWHGLKDTEVRYRQRYLDLMVNTDVRDTFRKRSDIIASMRKTLIDHGTLEVETPILSFLAGGANARPFQTYHNALDANMYLRIATELYLKRLVVGMFGRVFEIGKNFRNEGIDTMHNPEFTLMEVYWAYADYSDMMDLTEELVRNAALAVDGLVVNYQGIELDFSKPFRRVSMLNLVKEYTGIDFKTIKTDEEARKIANEKGVELKGSESRFAVLNEVFEAYVEDKLVQPTFVIGHPTEISPLAKRDPEDPDYTHRFELFICGSEVANAYSELNDPLDQRERFLDQLRKKEAGDEEAHVFDEDFINAIECGLPPTGGLGIGIDRLVMFLTDSRSIRDVILFPAMRPKA from the coding sequence GTGTCGGCCAACTTAGAAATCAAAACAGAAGAAATTGCTCTGCCAGAGGAAGAAATTTTTCGTCAAAGAAAAGAAAAACTGGCAAGGCTAAGAGAAGAGGAGGGCTATGATCCTTTCCTTATAGAGCGATGGGAGCGGTCAGATCTATTGAATGATGTTCGCCAACGCTTTGATCATCTTGAAATAGATGAAGCAGATGAGGATGCAATCCTTTCTGTAGCAGGCCGTGTAATGACCCTCCGCAAACACGGAAAGGCCATGTTTGCGAACCTCCAGGACGAAACAGATACCATGCAGCTTTATTTCCAGCTTAATGCCATGGGAGAAGAAGCTTATGACTTCGCGAAAAAATGGGTGGATAACGGAGATTTTGTTGGCGTTGTCGGCATCCCCTTCAGAACAAGGCGGGGTGAGCTCACAATTCTCGTAAAGGAGAGCACCCTTCTTTCCAAGGTCCTCCGTCCTCTTCCGGAAAAATGGCATGGACTGAAAGACACAGAGGTTCGCTATCGTCAACGGTATCTCGATTTAATGGTTAACACTGATGTAAGGGATACTTTCAGAAAGAGATCCGATATTATTGCTTCTATGAGAAAGACCCTTATAGATCATGGGACTCTGGAAGTTGAAACGCCCATTCTTTCTTTTTTGGCTGGAGGAGCGAATGCCCGTCCCTTCCAGACCTACCATAATGCCCTTGATGCGAACATGTACCTTCGCATTGCTACGGAGCTATACCTCAAACGTCTTGTGGTGGGGATGTTTGGCCGAGTCTTTGAAATTGGCAAAAACTTTAGGAACGAAGGCATTGACACGATGCACAATCCTGAGTTTACTCTCATGGAAGTATATTGGGCCTACGCTGATTACTCCGACATGATGGATCTTACTGAAGAGCTCGTTCGAAATGCGGCGTTGGCAGTTGATGGTCTTGTTGTCAATTATCAGGGAATCGAGCTTGATTTCAGCAAACCCTTCCGCAGGGTGTCCATGCTCAACCTTGTTAAAGAGTATACGGGAATAGACTTTAAAACCATAAAGACTGATGAAGAAGCGCGGAAAATTGCCAATGAAAAGGGAGTGGAGCTCAAGGGCTCGGAGAGCCGGTTTGCAGTACTGAACGAAGTTTTCGAAGCCTACGTAGAAGATAAACTTGTGCAACCTACGTTTGTTATAGGTCACCCCACAGAGATTTCCCCTCTGGCGAAGAGAGATCCTGAAGATCCTGATTACACCCATCGTTTTGAGCTTTTTATTTGTGGTTCAGAAGTGGCAAATGCCTATAGCGAACTGAACGACCCCCTCGATCAGAGAGAGCGTTTCCTTGACCAGCTTCGTAAAAAAGAAGCGGGAGATGAGGAGGCCCACGTTTTCGATGAGGACTTCATTAACGCAATTGAATGCGGCTTGCCTCCTACAGGGGGACTTGGCATAGGGATTGACCGTCTTGTCATGTTCTTAACGGACTCCCGCTCAATACGAGACGTCATTCTCTTCCCAGCCATGCGTCCAAAAGCGTAA
- the miaB gene encoding tRNA (N6-isopentenyl adenosine(37)-C2)-methylthiotransferase MiaB → MYRFILKVYGCQMNVYDGDKLRTALIRNGWQETSEEEADIVIFNGCSIRAKAEHKVWSELGRYGESWSDKKKPFVAVTGCIAQRLGSAMMTRFPWVRLVGGPRHIGDLPEALERVMAGERVSLLDEDSRAFVDLAVPPIERVNPWKAYVTIAHGCDNFCTYCIVPYVRGRFVSRFPEDILVEIRGLVEDGVKEITLLGQNVNSYGQDFKNGYTFSSLLRDVAAIDGLPLIRFVTSHPKDFTPDIVEVMAHHPKICPSINLPIQSGSDRILKKMNRKYTLAKYRETVSVIRNALPEVGLTSDLIVGFPGETEEDFQASVAALHEFRYDLVHTAAYSPREGTAASTMEDQIDQDVKMKRLNTVNAVQSEIALQINRGLVGKRYKILIDDWAPKGESLVQGRTPGDKVVIMEGTEEFIGRFALVSITSAENWCLHGEVISIID, encoded by the coding sequence GTGTATCGTTTTATTTTAAAAGTATATGGCTGTCAGATGAATGTCTATGATGGCGATAAGCTTCGTACAGCCCTGATCCGGAACGGTTGGCAGGAAACATCAGAAGAGGAAGCGGATATTGTTATTTTCAATGGTTGCAGCATTCGAGCCAAGGCGGAGCATAAAGTGTGGAGTGAACTCGGCCGTTATGGAGAGAGCTGGAGCGATAAAAAGAAACCCTTTGTTGCCGTAACAGGATGCATTGCCCAGCGCCTGGGAAGTGCCATGATGACTCGTTTCCCATGGGTGCGCCTGGTGGGCGGTCCTCGCCATATCGGCGATCTTCCTGAAGCACTTGAGCGTGTAATGGCAGGAGAGAGAGTGAGCCTTCTTGATGAAGACTCAAGGGCTTTTGTAGACCTTGCAGTTCCTCCTATAGAGAGGGTAAATCCATGGAAAGCCTATGTAACCATTGCCCATGGTTGCGATAATTTTTGTACCTATTGTATTGTGCCCTATGTAAGGGGGCGCTTTGTATCCCGCTTTCCTGAAGATATACTTGTGGAAATACGGGGACTTGTAGAGGATGGGGTAAAAGAGATTACCCTTCTCGGACAAAATGTAAATAGTTACGGTCAGGATTTTAAGAATGGTTACACTTTTTCTTCCCTCCTGCGGGATGTAGCCGCCATTGACGGATTGCCTCTTATTCGTTTTGTAACGTCTCATCCAAAGGATTTCACTCCAGATATAGTGGAAGTGATGGCCCATCATCCTAAAATCTGTCCATCGATAAATCTTCCCATTCAATCGGGCAGTGACCGTATTCTGAAAAAAATGAATCGAAAATATACTCTTGCCAAATACAGAGAAACTGTTTCTGTTATCCGAAACGCCCTTCCCGAAGTAGGCCTTACAAGTGACCTTATCGTAGGGTTTCCAGGAGAGACAGAAGAAGATTTTCAGGCTTCTGTAGCTGCATTGCATGAATTTAGGTATGACCTTGTCCATACGGCCGCTTATTCCCCACGGGAAGGAACAGCGGCTTCGACAATGGAAGATCAGATTGACCAGGACGTAAAAATGAAACGGCTCAATACTGTAAACGCGGTACAGTCAGAGATTGCCCTTCAGATAAACCGGGGTCTTGTTGGTAAAAGATATAAAATTCTCATTGATGACTGGGCCCCTAAGGGAGAATCTCTTGTTCAGGGGCGGACACCTGGCGATAAAGTCGTAATAATGGAGGGGACGGAAGAGTTCATTGGCCGGTTTGCCCTGGTTTCCATTACATCTGCAGAAAATTGGTGTCTTCATGGAGAGGTGATTTCGATCATTGATTAA
- a CDS encoding epoxyqueuosine reductase QueH → MKSLLLHICCAPDGTIPWTALIEEGYDVTGYFYGLNIHPEAEYIRRKEAVEKLASSLSRPLAIEPYDPQIWFKRTAILASEPEGGARCTLCFELQLEGAAKKAAELSYSWLCTTLTISPHKDPERINALGEAVATRYGLRWLHKVWRKNNGFVRSVKASHELGLYRQNYCGCSYSAKTTETRR, encoded by the coding sequence ATGAAGAGCCTGTTGCTTCATATTTGCTGTGCTCCAGATGGGACTATTCCATGGACAGCTCTCATAGAAGAAGGATACGATGTAACGGGGTACTTTTATGGCCTTAATATTCATCCTGAAGCAGAATATATACGACGGAAAGAGGCAGTGGAAAAACTTGCCTCTTCCCTGTCGCGACCACTGGCAATAGAACCCTATGACCCTCAGATCTGGTTTAAACGAACGGCCATTCTGGCTTCTGAGCCTGAAGGCGGGGCGCGATGTACGTTATGTTTTGAACTTCAGTTGGAAGGCGCGGCAAAAAAGGCGGCAGAACTCTCTTATTCCTGGTTGTGCACCACGTTGACTATAAGTCCCCACAAGGATCCGGAAAGAATCAATGCTTTGGGAGAGGCCGTAGCAACCCGTTATGGGCTGCGTTGGCTCCACAAGGTATGGAGAAAGAACAATGGTTTTGTGCGGTCCGTCAAGGCAAGTCACGAATTGGGCCTATACCGTCAGAACTATTGCGGCTGTTCTTACAGCGCTAAAACTACAGAAACGAGGAGATGA
- a CDS encoding AIR synthase family protein, translating into MEDGLRKLPVGKLPPDILEQHILQFSGASRPDVLVGPGIGEDASLIRFPEGKLLAVSSDPIVGASKGAGTFLVHINANDIACKGGDPAYFIITLIIPVEQGLPFAKMIMEEIHHACKKMGIAVIGGHTELTDRYKKPVVVGTMMGQTSYLYRATDICAGDGVIMTKHVGLEGMSILAHDRPDLLKPHLSDAEIQSITSWISSISVLKEAAAVRDLARFMHDPTEGGLFGGLAEICRLSGLNLHLDMEAIPIHPLTRKVGKALGADIYHLISSGVLVVVVPEEKIETALKRLEEKQIPAALIGKIVEEGRGNCELDSKEELWRLLAL; encoded by the coding sequence ATGGAGGACGGACTAAGGAAGTTACCTGTAGGAAAACTTCCACCAGACATTCTTGAACAACATATATTGCAATTCAGCGGAGCCAGTCGACCGGATGTCCTCGTAGGTCCCGGCATAGGCGAAGACGCCTCTCTTATTCGTTTTCCAGAAGGGAAACTTTTAGCTGTTTCTTCTGACCCCATAGTGGGAGCTTCAAAGGGTGCAGGAACCTTTCTCGTCCATATAAATGCAAACGACATTGCCTGCAAAGGCGGTGATCCGGCTTATTTTATCATTACCCTTATTATCCCTGTGGAGCAGGGGCTTCCCTTCGCCAAAATGATCATGGAAGAGATCCATCATGCGTGTAAGAAAATGGGGATCGCAGTGATAGGCGGACATACGGAACTGACAGATCGATATAAAAAACCGGTAGTAGTGGGAACCATGATGGGGCAAACGTCCTATCTTTATCGGGCAACGGATATTTGCGCAGGAGATGGCGTTATCATGACAAAGCATGTAGGGCTTGAAGGAATGTCCATACTTGCCCATGATCGTCCCGACCTTCTCAAGCCTCATTTATCCGATGCAGAAATACAAAGCATCACGTCGTGGATATCCTCTATTTCAGTGTTGAAAGAAGCTGCAGCTGTGCGGGACCTAGCCCGTTTCATGCATGACCCCACAGAGGGGGGGCTTTTCGGAGGTTTGGCGGAAATATGCCGTTTAAGCGGGTTGAATCTTCATCTTGATATGGAGGCTATTCCAATACACCCCTTGACCCGCAAAGTAGGAAAAGCTTTAGGTGCGGATATTTACCACCTTATCTCCTCGGGCGTGCTTGTGGTGGTCGTCCCTGAAGAGAAGATTGAAACGGCCTTGAAGCGACTTGAGGAGAAACAGATTCCAGCAGCTCTTATTGGAAAAATAGTAGAGGAAGGACGAGGAAACTGCGAGCTGGATAGCAAAGAGGAGCTTTGGAGACTCCTTGCCCTGTAG
- a CDS encoding helix-hairpin-helix domain-containing protein, producing MINERTKALLFFAAGVLCLALAGLLIVTFKGRWEAGSPTVVAGALPVTSPATKESADALPQSSEWVVYITGHVQRPGVYHVLPASRVYHAVDMAGGFASSADPEAVNLATPLEDGMHIHVPGKGEGAGQKPASPSSRQNSDSSAMKKVNINRASEEELQALPGVGPSTAGSIVRYRESQGLFNGIEDLLRVRGIGPAKFEKIRHMVTVNQ from the coding sequence TTGATTAATGAAAGAACGAAAGCCCTGCTTTTTTTTGCGGCGGGTGTTCTCTGTCTTGCCTTAGCCGGCCTTCTCATAGTGACCTTTAAGGGACGATGGGAAGCTGGCTCACCTACTGTTGTTGCTGGGGCTCTGCCTGTAACTTCACCAGCAACAAAGGAGTCAGCAGATGCTCTTCCCCAAAGCAGTGAATGGGTAGTATATATTACTGGACACGTACAAAGACCTGGCGTCTACCATGTCTTACCGGCATCAAGGGTTTATCATGCCGTCGATATGGCTGGGGGATTTGCATCATCAGCTGATCCTGAGGCAGTCAACCTTGCCACCCCTCTAGAGGATGGGATGCATATACATGTTCCCGGCAAAGGAGAAGGCGCCGGGCAAAAGCCGGCATCGCCATCGTCGAGGCAGAACTCAGATTCTTCAGCTATGAAAAAAGTAAACATAAACAGAGCTTCAGAAGAAGAGCTGCAGGCTCTTCCTGGAGTAGGGCCTTCCACAGCTGGTTCTATTGTGCGTTATAGAGAATCTCAGGGGTTATTCAATGGGATAGAAGATTTGTTGCGAGTTCGGGGTATAGGCCCGGCTAAATTTGAAAAAATACGTCACATGGTAACAGTGAATCAATGA
- a CDS encoding tRNA dihydrouridine synthase translates to MKETFPKAVGGITLESPLILAPMAGVTIPPLRLFFRKLGAAATHTEMVSCAGLMRSNTKSGNMLEICHKEEPVILQLFAGDTKTLLTAAEKAMSEAPGRFAALGINMACPMPKVLKKGAGSRLLEDPEKATSMVKSLKELGAPVWVKTRIYSERGFSMTASFCEKLLSAGADNVCVHGRTPSQRYAGVANRQSVFDLAETFPDMISASGDVFTPQEALDYLEKRCVSVFIARGALKDPFIFPQTLAALGFSVDNRLLCPSIGLQISLLVELGDHIAEMASPRLAEILIKRLLSGMFKSIPGIAELRRDCACLHGWNALRDLMSGCEHYFERRDMLCRPT, encoded by the coding sequence ATGAAAGAAACATTTCCTAAGGCGGTAGGCGGCATAACTCTTGAATCTCCTCTTATTTTAGCCCCCATGGCAGGGGTAACCATTCCTCCTTTGAGGCTATTTTTTAGAAAGCTCGGGGCAGCCGCAACCCATACAGAGATGGTAAGTTGCGCGGGGCTGATGCGAAGCAACACTAAATCCGGGAATATGCTCGAGATTTGCCATAAGGAAGAACCTGTGATCCTGCAGCTCTTTGCCGGTGATACGAAAACTCTTTTAACAGCGGCGGAGAAGGCCATGTCAGAAGCGCCTGGCAGATTTGCCGCTCTAGGGATCAACATGGCCTGCCCTATGCCCAAAGTTCTTAAAAAGGGGGCAGGTTCCCGTTTGCTCGAAGACCCAGAAAAAGCGACATCTATGGTGAAATCGCTGAAAGAACTGGGTGCCCCTGTCTGGGTTAAAACCCGAATATATTCGGAGCGGGGATTTTCTATGACGGCGTCATTTTGTGAAAAACTGCTCTCTGCCGGAGCAGATAACGTCTGTGTGCATGGTCGTACCCCTTCCCAGCGGTATGCGGGGGTGGCTAATCGCCAGAGTGTATTTGACCTGGCTGAAACCTTTCCAGATATGATTAGTGCCAGCGGGGATGTTTTTACCCCCCAAGAAGCCTTGGATTATCTGGAAAAAAGATGCGTTTCCGTTTTTATAGCCCGAGGGGCCTTGAAAGATCCATTTATTTTTCCACAGACACTGGCAGCTTTGGGCTTTTCGGTAGATAATAGATTGTTATGTCCTTCAATAGGGTTGCAAATATCTTTGCTTGTTGAGTTGGGGGACCATATAGCAGAAATGGCCAGCCCCAGACTGGCTGAAATTTTGATAAAGCGGCTTCTCTCCGGTATGTTTAAGAGCATTCCTGGAATAGCAGAACTTCGAAGGGACTGCGCATGTCTACATGGCTGGAACGCACTTCGGGATCTCATGAGCGGCTGCGAGCACTATTTCGAAAGGAGAGACATGTTGTGTCGGCCAACTTAG
- a CDS encoding M24 family metallopeptidase — translation MRTENILRRTERLRKAFPSLAIDGVVLFVFESANWQSVYYISGFRGSSAGVLITEQETCLITDGRYMTQASEQSPFTLIPQGQRSLVEAMGDLLKQKDCRRVGLEKEKVSAKTFEQIQGFVKDVEWKDASQLLPMLRRAKDSDEADLIKRAGMIASNAYRAVIAKVKEGMTEKEFDALLEYTVKKLGAEGGWGNHGFIVASGPRSALPHGVPTDRSFQKGDWVTVDFGALVGGYLSDITRNFCLGKPDTRAREIEMVLLNAHKEAAIALKPGASGKEIDGIARRIIADGGYGEYFTHGLGHGLGLEIHENPRLSPLSEDFLQVGDVITVEPGIYIPGFGGMRIEDDYLITESGAERLSGNLEQGLILL, via the coding sequence TTGAGAACAGAAAACATTCTCCGCCGTACAGAAAGGTTGCGAAAGGCCTTTCCTTCTCTTGCCATAGACGGGGTAGTCCTTTTTGTCTTTGAAAGCGCCAACTGGCAGAGTGTCTATTATATTTCCGGGTTTCGCGGAAGCAGTGCAGGCGTTCTTATAACCGAGCAAGAAACCTGTCTTATTACAGATGGCCGCTATATGACCCAAGCCTCTGAGCAATCGCCCTTTACACTGATTCCCCAGGGGCAGCGATCACTGGTCGAGGCCATGGGCGATCTTCTTAAACAAAAAGATTGTAGACGCGTTGGTTTGGAAAAAGAGAAAGTATCAGCCAAAACTTTCGAACAGATCCAGGGTTTTGTAAAGGACGTGGAATGGAAAGATGCTTCTCAACTATTGCCAATGTTGAGGCGCGCAAAAGACAGCGACGAAGCAGATCTGATAAAAAGAGCCGGAATGATAGCTTCAAATGCCTACAGAGCTGTTATCGCTAAGGTCAAAGAGGGAATGACAGAAAAGGAATTTGATGCTCTTCTTGAATACACGGTGAAAAAACTTGGCGCTGAAGGCGGTTGGGGAAATCATGGTTTCATAGTTGCTTCAGGTCCTAGAAGCGCATTACCCCATGGGGTGCCTACAGATAGGAGCTTCCAAAAGGGAGACTGGGTAACCGTTGATTTTGGAGCCTTGGTGGGTGGGTATCTTTCAGACATTACCCGTAATTTCTGTCTCGGAAAGCCAGACACCAGGGCCAGGGAGATAGAGATGGTTTTGCTCAATGCCCATAAAGAAGCTGCTATAGCCTTAAAGCCTGGTGCAAGTGGTAAGGAAATTGATGGAATAGCCCGAAGAATAATTGCGGATGGGGGTTATGGAGAATATTTTACCCACGGTCTTGGCCATGGGCTCGGGTTGGAAATTCATGAAAACCCACGATTATCGCCATTGTCAGAAGATTTTCTTCAGGTTGGCGATGTGATAACAGTAGAACCGGGAATATACATTCCAGGTTTCGGCGGCATGCGTATTGAGGACGATTATCTTATTACAGAGTCAGGAGCGGAGCGGCTGTCAGGGAATTTGGAACAGGGCCTGATCCTTCTCTAA
- a CDS encoding transporter substrate-binding domain-containing protein, whose product MKKLVVLLAFIFVFVSAAGAMAESALDKDVIRVGTESTFRPFEFRNVKNEVVGFDIDLINMVAEKLGKKVEIVDAAFDSLIPSLLTKKIDIIAAGMSATEERAKRVSFSHVYYITPSAVVVKAEETGITAEEDLKGKIATVQMGTIQDVYVTQLDLKEVKRFAKTDDAFREVLLGRADFAVVDGTVTKENLKENKDFTGTLKQVFELRIDKGMALALRKDDPQFLEAVNKALDELKESGTLAELEKKWMEE is encoded by the coding sequence ATGAAGAAATTAGTGGTTCTGCTTGCTTTTATTTTTGTATTTGTAAGTGCTGCTGGTGCTATGGCTGAGTCTGCTCTCGATAAAGACGTAATTCGTGTTGGAACGGAATCCACTTTCCGTCCCTTTGAATTTAGAAATGTCAAGAATGAAGTGGTTGGGTTTGACATCGATCTTATTAATATGGTTGCCGAAAAATTAGGGAAAAAGGTGGAAATTGTAGATGCAGCCTTTGATTCCCTTATTCCTTCACTATTGACTAAAAAAATCGACATTATAGCAGCGGGAATGAGTGCAACAGAAGAGCGGGCCAAGCGTGTTTCTTTCTCCCATGTATATTACATTACACCCTCAGCAGTTGTTGTTAAGGCTGAAGAGACGGGTATAACTGCTGAAGAGGATCTGAAGGGCAAAATTGCTACCGTTCAGATGGGGACGATTCAGGATGTTTATGTAACTCAGCTTGATCTGAAAGAAGTGAAACGTTTTGCAAAAACTGACGACGCCTTCAGGGAAGTCCTTCTTGGCCGGGCAGATTTTGCCGTGGTAGATGGAACGGTAACGAAAGAAAACCTGAAGGAGAACAAAGATTTTACAGGAACGCTCAAACAGGTTTTCGAACTTCGCATTGATAAAGGCATGGCCCTTGCGCTGCGCAAAGACGATCCCCAGTTCCTTGAGGCAGTCAATAAGGCTCTAGATGAACTTAAAGAATCCGGAACTCTTGCCGAACTGGAAAAGAAGTGGATGGAAGAATAA